In Methanocaldococcus sp., the genomic stretch TAAAATCCCAGATAAAATTTTAATCTCCACCGATTTCCTATCTCTCTTAAAAAGTTCCGCCATTCGTTCCTTTAATACTTCTATCGTCAGCTTCATATCCCCTATTTTTTACTTCCATATTTTTAAATCTTTCTTATCTTGACAGTCTCAAAAATACTTAAATTTTTGTAAAAATATTTTAAGTTAAATTTTAGGATTTTTAAATAATATTTCAACTTAATATTAAACAATTTAATGACATCTATTAGGTAATTTAAGAATATACATTTTTATATGGTGCCGTATAATTAACTATTTGTGATTTCTATTATTGGAGGTGAATCTATGTCCCCAAGAGTTGGGGTATTTGTCTGTTATTGTGGATCAAACATTAATGGTGTTGTAGATTGTGAGGCAGTTAGAGATTTTGCAGAAAAATTAGATGGAGTTGTTGTTGCTAAAACATATCCTTTTATGTGTGCTGATCCAGGTCAAAACTTGATTAAAGAATGTATAAAGGAATATAACTTAGATAGGATCGTTGTAGCTGCATGTACTCCAAAGATCCACGAGCCTACTTTTAGAAATTGTATAAAAGAAGCAGGGTTATCTCCATATTACTTAGAGTTCGTAAATATTAGAGAACAGTGTGCATTTGTACATATGAATGATCCAGAAAAAGCTACTAAAAAGGCAATGGAGTTAGTTGCAGGAGGTGTAGAAAGAGCTAAGAAATTAGAAGATGTTCCTCAAAAAGTTGTTAATGTAGATAAATCTTGCCTTATAATTGGAGGAGGTATTGCAGGAATCCAAGCAGCTCTTGACTTGGGAGATCAAGGTTATAAAGTATATTTAGTAGAGAAAGAGCCATCAATTGGAGGAAGGATGGCTCAACTTGCTAAGACATTCCCAACTGATGACTGTGCTATGTGAATTTTGGCTCCAAAGATGGTTAGCGTTGCAAACCACCCCAATGTTGAGCTCATAACCTATGTCGAAGTTAAAAATGTCGAAGGATACATTGGAAACTTTGAAGTTACAATTGAAAAAAAGCCAAGATATGTTGATGAAAATATTTGTACTGGATGTGGAGCCTGTGCCGCAGTTTGTCCAATTGAAGTTCCAAATGAGTTTGATTTAGGATTAGGTACAAGAAAAGCAATTTATGTTCCATTTGCTCAGGCAGTTCCATTGGTATATACAATAGATATGGAACACTGTATAAGATGTGGACTCTGTGAAAAAGCTTGTGGCCCTGGAGCTATAAGATACGATCAAAAACCAGAAGAGATTAAATTGAAAGTAGGAACAATAATCTGTGCAGTAGGTTATGATGAATTTGATGCAACATTAAAAGAAGAGTATGGATATGGAGTTTATGACAACGTCATAACAACATTAGAATTAGAGAGAATGATTAATCCCGCAGGTCCTACTGGTGGGCATGAAATAAGACCAAGTGATGGAAAGCATCCTCATAGAGTAGTATTTATACAGTGTGTAGGTTCAAGAGATGCTAAAGTTGGAAAACCATACTGTTCAAGAATTTGCTGTATGTTTGCCTTAAAAAATGCTCAGTTACTTAAACAGCATGATCCAAACACTGAAGTTTATATCTGCTATATGGATATCAGGGCTTTCGGTAAAGGATATGAAGAATACTATAGAAGAGCTCAGGAACAGTTTGGAGTTAAGTTCATTAGAGGAAGACCAGCATGCATAATGGAAGATCCAGAAACAAAGAACTTAATTGTTAGAGTAGAAGATACATTGTTAGGAGAAATTGTAGAAATTGAAGCTGATTTAGTTGTATTGTCAGCAGGATTATCACCAAGACCAGACAATCCAAAATTAGCAAAAATGCTTGGTATAGAATTAAGTCCAGATGGATTCTTCAAAGAATTACATCCAAAGTTAGCTCCAGTAAATACAAAAGTTGATGGTGTAGCAATTGCAGGAGTTGCTCAAGGACCAAAAGACATTCCAGATACAGTTGCTCAAGCGAAAGGGGCTGCAAGTGCAGTGTCAATACCAATGGCTCAGGGAGAGTTTAAGATTGAGATGATTAGAGCAGTTGTTGATGAAGATATTTGTGGAGGATGTGAAGTTTGTGCTAAAATGTGTCCATATAATGCTATAACTTATGTAGAAAAAGATGGACATAAAGTAGCTCAAGTTAATGATGTTGCCTGTAAAGGTTGTGGAGCATGTGCTGGAGCATGTCCAAGTGGTGCTATGCAGTTGAGATATTACAGAGATGAGCAAATAATTTCATTTATTGATGGAGTATTAGAAGCTCACCAAAAATTAGAGAGTTAAAAAGGCACAGGCTCCACATCTATTCATATAACTATGGCA encodes the following:
- a CDS encoding CoB--CoM heterodisulfide reductase iron-sulfur subunit A family protein yields the protein MSPRVGVFVCYCGSNINGVVDCEAVRDFAEKLDGVVVAKTYPFMCADPGQNLIKECIKEYNLDRIVVAACTPKIHEPTFRNCIKEAGLSPYYLEFVNIREQCAFVHMNDPEKATKKAMELVAGGVERAKKLEDVPQKVVNVDKSCLIIGGGIAGIQAALDLGDQGYKVYLVEKEPSIGGRMAQLAKTFPTDDCAMUILAPKMVSVANHPNVELITYVEVKNVEGYIGNFEVTIEKKPRYVDENICTGCGACAAVCPIEVPNEFDLGLGTRKAIYVPFAQAVPLVYTIDMEHCIRCGLCEKACGPGAIRYDQKPEEIKLKVGTIICAVGYDEFDATLKEEYGYGVYDNVITTLELERMINPAGPTGGHEIRPSDGKHPHRVVFIQCVGSRDAKVGKPYCSRICCMFALKNAQLLKQHDPNTEVYICYMDIRAFGKGYEEYYRRAQEQFGVKFIRGRPACIMEDPETKNLIVRVEDTLLGEIVEIEADLVVLSAGLSPRPDNPKLAKMLGIELSPDGFFKELHPKLAPVNTKVDGVAIAGVAQGPKDIPDTVAQAKGAASAVSIPMAQGEFKIEMIRAVVDEDICGGCEVCAKMCPYNAITYVEKDGHKVAQVNDVACKGCGACAGACPSGAMQLRYYRDEQIISFIDGVLEAHQKLES